One genomic segment of Brassica napus cultivar Da-Ae chromosome A3, Da-Ae, whole genome shotgun sequence includes these proteins:
- the LOC125592767 gene encoding trihelix transcription factor PTL-like — translation MEDHHTQYGIPELRQLMKGEGRTTTTASPSTSHFPSDLFGFNLAPAAPPPPPQHHRLHQFTINQEMGFLPHGIHGLGGGSSTAGNNSNLNMSTSGGGVGFSGFLDGGGLGGSGGTGRWPRQETLTLLEIRSRLDHKFKEANQKGPFWDEVSRIMSEEYGYQRSGKKCREKFENLYKYYKKTKEGKAGRQDGKHYRFFRQLEALYGDSNNLVSFPNHNTQFMSHALGFHTQNAMNITATTSNIHDVDSAHGLLHHQSLSISNNYNSSELELMTSSSEGNDSDSRRKKRSWKAKIKEFIDVNMKRLIERQDIWLEKLTKVIEDKEEQRMMKEEEWRKSEAARVEQVHLFWAKERERMEARDVAVLEALQYLAGKTLIKPSCSSPEERINGNNEIQNNSENVSVEGSGSCWNEQEIIKLMEIRTNMDTAFQEILGECSDEFLWEEVSAKLIQLGFDHKSALSCKEKWECISNGMRKEKKQISKKRKDNSSSCGVYYPRTEENAIYNNQESGYDDNDQHHQMNEQDNVVSSTSNAAAGDLRGAMAASTNCFPFVMGDGDQNLWESYSLRLSKGENQ, via the exons ATGGAAGACCACCATACTCAGTACGGTATACCGGAACTCCGGCAGCTCATGAAAGGCGAAGGGAGGACGACTACGACGGCATCACCGTCCACTTCTCATTTTCCTTCTGATCTTTTCGGCTTCAACCTGGCCCCGGCCGCGCCGCCGCCACCGCCTCAACACCACCGTCTACATCAGTTCACTATTAACCAGGAGATGGGTTTCTTGCCACATGGCATACACGGGTTGGGTGGGGGTTCTTCGACGGCTGGAAATAACAGTAACTTAAACATGAGCACCAGTGGTGGAGGAGTTGGGTTTAGTGGGTTTCTCGACGGAGGAGGTCTCGGCGGAAGCGGAGGAACGGGACGGTGGCCGAGACAAGAAACCCTAACTCTGCTGGAGATTAGATCTCGTCTTGATCATAAGTTCAAAGAAGCTAATCAAAAGGGACCTTTCTGGGATGAAGTTTCTAG GATTATGTCTGAGGAATATGGATACCAAAGGAGTGGGAAGAAATGCAGAGAGAAGTTTGAGAATCTTTACAAATACTATAAGAAGACTAAAGAAGGCAAAGCCGGAAGACAAGACGGTAAACACTATAGATTTTTCCGGCAGCTTGAGGCGCTCTACGGTGATTCCAACAACTTGGTTTCTTTTCCCAATCATAACACACAGTTCATGAGCCATGCTCTTGGTTTCCACACTCAAAACGCTATGAACATTACTGCAACAACGTCTAACATTCATGACGTTGATAGTGCTCATGGTCTTTTACATCATCAAAGCCTAAGTATTTCTAACAACTACAACTCCTCCGAGCTGGAACTGATGACTTCGTCTTCTGAAGGGAATGATTCTGATAGTAGAAGGAAAAAGAGGAGTTGGAAAGCTAAGATCAAGGAGTTCATTGATGTGAACATGAAGAGGTTGATAGAGAGACAAGATATTTGGCTCGAGAAGCTGACAAAGGTTATCGAAGACAAAGAGGAACAAAGGATGATGAAAGAAGAGGAATGGAGAAAGAGTGAAGCTGCGAGGGTTGAGCAAGTGCATTTGTTTTGGGCTAAAGAGAGGGAGAGGATGGAAGCTAGGGATGTGGCGGTTCTTGAGGCATTGCAGTACTTGGCCGGAAAGACGTTGATAAAACCGTCATGTTCGTCCCCGGAAGAGAGGATTAATGGTAATAATGAGATCCAAAACAATAGTGAGAATGTTTCTGTTGAAGGAAGTGGTAGCTGCTGGAATGAGCAAGAGATCATAAAGCTTATGGAGATAAGAACTAACATGGACACGGCGTTTCAAGAGATATTGGGAGAATGCTCCGATGAATTTCTATGGGAGGAAGTCTCAGCGAAATTGATTCAGTTAGGGTTTGATCACAAAAGTGCCTTATCGTGCAAGGAAAAGTGGGAATGTATAAGCAATGGAATGAGGAAAGAAAAGAAGCAAATCAGCAAGAAAAGGAAGGACAATTCGTCGAGCTGCGGCGTGTACTATCCAAGAACCGAGGAAAATGCGATCTACAACAATCAAGAAAGTGGATATGATGATAATGATCAGCATCATCAGATGAATGAACAAGACAATGTAGTTTCTTCAACATCAAACGCAGCTGCTGGAGATTTGAGAGGCGCAATGGCTGCTAGTACAAACTGCTTCCCGTTCGTCATGGGGGATGGAGATCAGAATTTGTGGGAGAGTTATAGTTTGAGGCTAAGTAAAGGAGAGAATCAGTGA